Within the [Enterobacter] lignolyticus SCF1 genome, the region CCAGCTTCTCGTTGAGGGCGTTGTGGTACTCTTCTTCACTGGCAAGGTTGACTGCCACCAGCGCTTTGCCGCCTTCCGGCCACGGCTGATCTTTAACCATCCATACCGGACAAGGGCATTTGCGCAGCAGATGCCAGTCGGTCGGGGTGAAAATAACGGCTTCTAGCTTGTCGTGTTGGTGCGCCATTTTCAGCAGCAGGTCGTGGCCGCCGCTGATAATTTCCTGAATAATCGCTTCAAAAGGACGGTTGTGCCAGACCACTTTAATTTCAATCGGCACGCCGGCGTCGAGGTAATATTTCGCCTGCTCGCGGATCCATGCGGCGCGTTGGCTGATGACGCCCTGGCGCATCGCGGTGCGCTCATCGGGCGACAGAAGGGTGGTCATCTCGTAGGAAAAATCATAGATCGGCAAAAAGGCTTTGATGCGGCCACCAATCCGTTGATGCAAATAAACAGCACGCCGTAATGCAGGCTGATCGTCCTGGTTCGGATCGATGGCAACCAGCATATTTTGATATTTCGCCATACAGGGTCTCCTTACAACTGTAACCACAGTCTGTAATTAAAAGATAACCCATATGGCAGGAATGAAACAGAGGTGAACCTCCGCCAGATCAATAAATCAGGAAAATTTAACGATCCGACGAAGGAAGGGCGAAAGGGTCAGGCGACGTTGCGGGCGTGGCCGGCAAGCAGCGCCAGCGCATCGCTATCTTCAATAGTGATGTATTTGCCTTTTACCGCCAGCATTCCGCTTTTCTGGAAACGGCCCAGCAAACGGCTGATGGTTTCCACGGTCAGGCCGAGGTAGTTACCAATATCGCCGCGGGTCATCGTTAAGCGGAACTCACGCGGTGAAAAGCCGCGCTGCGCAAAGCGGCGGGAGAGGTTATAGATAAAGGCCGCCAGACGCTCTTCCGCGTTCTTTTTCGACAGCAGCAGGATCATATCCTGGTCGCCTTTGATCTCGCCGCTCATCAGACGCATCATCTGCTGGCGCAGGTTTGGCATCTTGCCGGACAGGTCATCCAGAGTTTCAAAGGGGATTTCGCAGACCATGGACGTTTCCAGCGCCTGTGCAAAGCTCGGGTGGTGGCCAGTGCCGATAGCATCGAAGCCGACCAGGTCGCCTGCGAGATGAAAGCCCGTTATCTGCTCATCACCCTGCTCGGTGATGGTATAGCTCTTAATGGTACCGGAGCGAATGGCATATAACGATTTCAGTTCGTCACCTGCTTTGAATAGCGTTTGCCCTTTCTGAATTGGCTTTTTCCGCTCAATAATATTATCGAGTTGATCAAGCTCATGCTCGTTCAGGGTGAACGGGATACACAGTTGGCTGATACTGCAATCCTGGCAGTGGATAGCACAACCGCCAGACTGAATGCGTCGTATAATTCGCTTTTCCGGGATCATAGATATGCTCAAGCCGTAATTGATATTAGTCAATTTTAACATCTTTTTGGTGAGCAAGTAAGTCTCGAAAACCCGATTCACACAATATTGGAATGGGAAATGAGATATGGATTATATCGTGCTGATATCTATGGTTTTATTAGGTCTTTTTTGAATGTAAAGTTCCTCGGGCTTTCCAGATAAGGCACAGAAAATCAAAGCAGCAGATACCCTTCGTGACGCAACAGCCACTCTTTGCGCTGTACGCCGCCGGCGTATCCGGTCATGGTGCCATTACGGCCAATGACGCGGTGGCAGGGCACAACGATACTGACGGGATTCGAGCCATTTGCGGCACCTACCGCGCGGGCGGCGCCTGGGCGCCCAAGCTGCTCCGCCAGCTGCCCGTAGTGCATCACCTGACCGCAGGGGATGGAGCGTAAGGTCTTCCAGACCTCGCGCTGAAAAGGCGTTCCCGCCGTTTCGCTTGGCAGCGTGTCGATGACGGCGAGATCGCCGTCAAAGTAGGCCCGCAGCTGAGCGCTCAGCCCGCCCGGGTTGTCTGAGGCGCGGCGCTGATAGCCTTCGCGGCGATAGTGGATTTCCAGCAGTTGCTCCATACGGTCGCTGTGCTCTTCCCACTCGACCGCGCGCAGGCGAAACTGCTCATCGCACAGGATCCACAGCGGCCCTACCGGCGTGGCGATTTTGTCTTCAAGCAGTGTCAGCATGGCGGTTCCTTTTCATTGAGCGGCAACGATATTATGCATCGCAGGCATAGCGCCACAATATCATGCTCGTGTACCTGCAACCATACCCCCAAAGGTTTGCATACCGGACAAACCGGCGCGAAGGTTGCGAACTTAAAACGCGTTGAGCAGGGACCTGACGGGCGCTATAGTAGCGTCGTCGCTGTACGCGGAGGAGAGATCATGAACCCTGACGACAAATCGCTGTTTCTTGACGCCATGGAGGATGTCCAGCCTCTGAAGCGGTGCAGCAGCGATATCTGCTGGCAGCCCAGCCGCAACACCCGCACCGTGCAGCGTATTGATATGCTACAGCTGGATAACTTCCTGACCACCGGGTTTCTGGACGTGCTGCCGCTTGGCGAGCCGTTGACGTTTAAGCGCGAAGGGCTGCAAACGGGCGTACTGGATAAGCTGCGGCAGGGCAAATACAGCCAGCAGGCAAGCCTCAACCTTCTGGGGAAGCCGGTCGAGCAGTGTCGACAATCGCTATTTGCCTTTATCCATCAGGCCAGGCAGGACGGGCTACGCAATATCCTCATTATTCATGGCAAGGGCCGTGACGATCGCTCGCATGCCAATATTATTCGCAGCTATCTGGCGCGCTGGCTGACCGAATTTGAAGATGTACAGGCTTTTTGCGCGGCGCTACCACATCATGGCGGCAGCGGGGCGTGCTATGTGGCGCTGAAGAAATCGGCGGAAGCAAAACAGGAAAACTGGGAACGACACGCCAAACGTAGCCGCTAACCCCCCTATTAATGAATGCTGTTCATAACCCTAAGCGAATTTATGGGGATTATTGCTATTCAGCGCCAGAGTAAGATGGTATTCCTGCGTCACCGATAAGTGACATTGTCACGTTTTACTCTGGATATCATCGCATCATGAATACCTCCCACGGGCAGAAACCCGCTACTGGCGGGCTGTTGTTTATTCTTATCCTCAGCGGGCTGATGGCGTTTACCTCGTTATCCACCGATATCTATCTTCCGGCGATGCCGGTCATGGCGAATGAGCTACGGGGCAATACCGAACTCACTATCACCGGTTTTCTGATTGGCTTTGCCGTGGCTCAGCTTGTCTGGGGGCCCATCAGCGACCGCTATGGCCGCCGCCTGCCGCTGCTCATCGGCATGCTGCTCTTCATCATCGGTTCGGCAGGCTGCGCGCTTTCAACGTCGATTGAGCAAATCGTCTTCTGGCGCGTTTTCCAGGCGCTGGGCGCCTGTACCGGCCCGATGCTGGCGCGCGCCATGATCCGCGATTTATTCGTGCGAACCCGCGCAGCGCAGATGCTGTCGACGCTGATGCTGATCATGGCGATAGCCCCCATCGCCGGGCCGCTTATCGGCGGACAGATGATCCGCTTTAGCTCCTGGCACGCCATCTTCTGGCTGCTGGCGCTGATTGGCGCCGTCATGTTCTGTTCGTTATTCTGGCTGCCGGAAACGCTGCCGGCGGAGAAGAGGGTGAAAACCTCGCTAACCGGTGCGTTTCACAACTACCTGCTGCTGCTGAGAAACCGTCGTTTTATGCGCTATACGCTCTGTCTGACTTTCTTCTACGTGGCGGCGTATGCGTTTATCACCGGTTCGCCTTTTGTTTATATCCGCTTCTACGGCGTTGCCCCGCAGCATTACGGCTGGCTGTTTGCACTGAATATCGTCGGCGTAATGACGATGAGCGTCGTAAATCGCCATCTGGTTCAGCGCCACTCTCTGGATACGCTGCTGAAAGCGGCGGCTGGCGCAGCCGCTATTGCCGCGCTGCTGCTGGCCGTCGCGGTGAAATTACAGACTGGTGGCATTGTGGTGATTGCGGCGACGGTGTTCATCTTTTTTGCCATGAACGGCATTCTCGCCGCCACCTCGACCGCTGCCGCGCTGGACGAGGTTCCGCACATTGCCGGTTCCGCCTCCGCGCTCATTGGCGCGCTGCAGTACGGTAGCGGTATTATTTCATCGCTGCTGCTGACGTGGTTTAGCGACGGCACGCCGTGGACGATGGCGTGGATCATGGCGCTCTTCGCTGTCGCCTGCGGGGTGATGGGGCTCATGGGTTCCTCAGGAGAACCCATGAAAATAAAACAATCAACAACGGGGATTGATAAACGGTGATAGCCTTATTCCGCCGCGGCGATAAAAATGGGCAGGGCGTTTAACTCACTTTTCATAACGCATCGGCTCAACATAGAATGGCGTTCAGAGGGTGAATATCATACGACATCTTTCGAGCATGGAGGTTGAGGAATATGGCGTTAACTATCAGGGTCCTGCTGGAGAATCGACGAGCCCCTGGCGCGGACTCGCGTTTACAGGCGAAAGCCGGATTAAGCCTGCTGCTCCAGGATGAGTCAGATGCGATTCTGTTTGATACCGGTCCGGACGGTAGTTTTCTGCATAATGCCGCGCTGATGGGCGTCGACCTGTCCGCAATAACGGCGACGGTGCTCTCCCATGGTCATTACGATCACTGCGGTGGGGTGCCCTGGCTTCCGGATAACAGCCGCATCGTTTGTCACCCCCGCATTGCGGATGAACGTTATTCGGCCTTCCGTTTTCCTGGTTTTAGCCGAAAAATAAAAAAACTCTCGCGCGAGGTCGATTATGGCCGCCATCGCATGGAGTACAGCAGTCATCCGGTAGCATTAAGCGAACGCTTTATATGGTCGGGGGAAATTGCCGTCCCTGCGCCAAACGCCTACGGTGTTATTACCGGCGACAGAGACTCAACAGACTACGTGGTGGATGAGGGGGCTCTGATTTATAAGTCCGACCGAGGTCTGGTGATTATTGTCGGCTGCGGGCATCGGGGGGTAATTAACATCGTTCGCCATTGCCAGCAGATCGCCGGTGTGACCCGAATTCATGCGCTGATTGGCGGATTTCATTTGCGCAGCGCGTCGCCCTGGTCGCTCTGGCGAGTTCGTCAATTTTTACAGCAGCAATCGCCGGATAAACTAATGGGGTGCCACTGTACGGGCGAATGGGGTCGGTGGTGGTTGCCGGCGGTTACGGCGCCGGCAACGGGGGAGACTATCGTACTGGGATAGCGTAATTACGGTTTGCTGAGATCGCTCAGCAAGATGGCAATCCCTTTACCGCCCGCCGAATGCTCCAGCGCGATTTTAACGATAATGGTCAACGGCACCGACAGCAGCATCCCCACCGGACCAAGCAGCCAGCCCCAGAAAATCAACGATAAAAACACGACCAGCGTTGATAGCCCCAGGCCACGGCCCATGATCCGCGGTTCGAGAATATTGCCGAACAGCATATTGATCGCCAGATAGCCAGCCATTACCAGCAGCGCGTCGGAAATACCGCCGAAAACCAGCACCTGCAAAATGGGGGGGATGGCCGCCAGAATAGAACCAATATTGGGAATATAGTTCAGCGCAAAGGCCACCATCCCCCAGATAAACGCAAAGCGGACGTCAAGCAGCGCCAGCATCCACCAGGCGACCAGCCCTGTCACCAGGCTGATGGCGGTTTTCAGAACCAGATAATGCGTTACGCTGTCAATCGCTCGCTGGATAGCGGCCATACCTTCCACCGGGCGCGACATCAGCTGCTGCAGCTTGGTGGGGAGCTGAGGAACCTCGAGCAGCATAAATACTACGGTCAACAGCAGCAGGAAAATTGACGACATCGCGTTAGATAACTGCGTCAAAAACCGCGTGACCAGCAGCATAGCGGCGTTGGGATCGATAAACTTGCTCAGCTGTTCGACCGACACCTGAATACCCAACCGCTGCAGCATCGGCTCAACGTTTTGCAGCGGGACAACCAACGACGAACGGTACTGCGGCGCGGTGCGCCCCAGCTCATTCAACGAGGTGCCGAGCGAGGCCAGCAGCAGCACCGCCAGCAGGATAATGAACGCAATTAGCAGCGTAACGGCCACAACGCGCGGGATCCGCCAGCGCACCATAAACTGCACCGCCGGATTAAGGATCACCGCAATGAACAGGGCGAGAATAAAGGGGACAACGATATCAGCGGCGAAGCGGATACCGGTGAGGATGATGACCAGCATGCCCAGCATGATGACTATCTTTAATCCATTAAGCGTAATGATGGGCTTTGCCATAGCAACTCCTGCAAATAATCCGGGAATGCATCATAAAGGTGAACTCCGACAGAATAAACGTATTCACAGCAAATATTCTGGGTAAAGAAGTGCAAAGACTTTGTGTTTATTGTAGCGCTATGCCAGAATCATGGTGTGTTTAACTACCGAGGACAATTTTCATCCGCAATGACGAGAAGCAACACCGCGGATAATTGTAATTTTATGGACAACGTACTCAGGACGTTCACTTTTACTACTTCTGTTTTATCTCCCTCTTTCTGCCTGCTATCTGGTGAAAAACACTGGCGCTCAGCGCTTTAGTCGTCTCTTCTGCATCATCTGAATTTTAAGCTTTTTTTCGGTTTGCGCGCAGCGTGAGCCGCGGCGATTTATATTCTCTTGCAGGAGAAACATCATGTTCTACTGGATTTTATTAGGCCTGGCGATCGTTGCTGAAATTACTGGCACCCTGTCGATGAAATGGGCCAGCGTCAGCGATGGCCACACCGGCTATATTTTAATGCTGGCAATGATTGCGCTGTCGTATATTTTTCTGTCGTTCGCCATTAAAAAAATAGCCCTTGGCGTGGCGTACGCGCTGTGGGAAGGCGTGGGTATTTTGCTGATCACTCTGTTCAGCGTACTGTTGTTTGATGAGAGCCTGTCGCCGATGAAAGCGGTGGGGCTGGCCACCCTGGTGGCGGGAATTGTGCTGATTAAATCGGGCACTCGCAAAGCGAAAGCGCCGCGTGCTGAGGTGAATCATGCAACAGTTTGAGTGGGTTCACGGGGCCTGGCTTGCCGGGTCCATCATTCTGGAAATCGTCGCCAACATTTTCCTCAAATTCTCTGACGGTTTTCGCCGTAAAACCTACGGCGTACTGTCCCTGCTGGCCGTGCTCGCCGCCTTTAGCGCGCTGTCGCAGGCGGTGAAGGGTATTGACCTGTCGGTCGCCTACGCCGTCTGGGGCGGTTTTGGCGTCGCGGCCACGCTTGCGGCAGGCTGGATCCTGTTTGGCCAGCGCCTGAACGCCAAAGGCTGGGTTGGTTTAGGCCTGCTGCTGGTCGGAATGGTGATGATTAAACTTGCCTGATGTGATCGCTGCCCCTGTTTGCGGGCAGCGAAATACGCTAGCTGTATTACGCTTGTACAACGGAGGGAAAACGCCTCCGGACGCCCAATGCGTGCATGAGGATAGCGAATGTTTAATCCATCAGGCTGGCGCAATATAGCAACAGCCAAGACGTTGTTTGTCATGATTTTCCTGGCCGGTATCGGCTTGATTGTCTCTATTGTTTCACTTCTTTATCTCTCACAGCATCTTATCAGCAGTAAAACCAATGAAATTGACGCCCATCGCTCGGCGCTGTCGGTGGAGGGCGCGCTGCAGACCTCCGTTAACCGGATACTGTCGCTGGTGATGGATAACGCCGTCTGGGACGATGCCGTGCACCAGACGTATGCCCCGAAACTGGATACCGCCTGGCTGTACAATACCTGGGGGGCGGGATACAAAATTAATGACCTCTACGACGGCACCTTTGTGCTTGATGAGCAGTACCGCGTGCTGTGGGGCGCGTTCCGCCGCCAGCCGTTCCAGGAAAACGATCTCCGTTTCTTTGGCGAGGGGCTGCAGGCGCTGATCGCACATCATCGCAACGACCTGCTGACGGGGAAACACATTTTTGCAGGCATCACCCAAACCAGCGCCGGTATTGCGTTTGTCGGCATTGGGCTGATACGGCCAATGACCGGACGCCTGCAGATTTATGACGCTACCCGCCGGTATCTGGTGATTACCCGGCACATCAATGCACAAATTTTGCGGGATCTGGGCAATACCTTTCAGATTGCCAACCTTCATCTGACCCGCGAAAAAAGCAGCGAGTACAGTATCCCTTTGCTGACCTCCGGCGGGAAACCGGTGGGATTTCTTAACTGGCAGCCGCGGCTGCCAGGTGCTGAGGCCGCAGCCGCTGCCTCCGCGGAAATTCGCCAGATAGTGGCGCTCGCCGCCGGGCTCATTCTGTTTTTTATCGTGCTGAGCAGCCTTGGGCTGTATAAGCTGGCGCGCGGCGAAAAGCAGGCGCGGGAGATTGCGCTGACCGACTGGCTCAGCCATCTGCCAAACCGACGGGCGCTGATTGAGCAACTGGAACGGGTAAGAAAACACGGCGATGATGAGCTCAAAACCGTGGTGTTTATTGACCTCGACGGCTTCAAGGACGTGAATGATATCTATGGTCATGACGTCGGCGACGCGCTGATCGTCCATATTGCGCATACGCTTCACGCGCTGGTTCCGGACGACGGGATGCTGGCCAGAATGGGCGGCGACGAGTTTGCCATGACCCTCGGCGGCGCGCTGTCGGAGCAACACGCGGCGGCATTTGCCGGCAGCGTGCTTGATTTTCTCAACAGCCCCCTTCGCATCCGCGGGCGCACCATCCATATCAGCGCCAGTATCGGTATCGCCAGCGGCATACTGCGGGAATGCACCACCTCGGAGCTTTTCCGGCGGGCGGATATCGCGATGTACCATTCAAAAATTACCGGCAAAGGGCGCATCACCCATTATGACGCTGAGCTCAACAGCGCCCGGGAGCATCAGCTCACCATCGAAAATGATATCCGCGCAGGGCTGGAGCGTAACGAATTTGACGTCTGGTATCAGCCGATCGTGGATGCCCGCAGCCTGACGATGACGGCCGTCGAGGCGCTGGTACGCTGGCCGCGCCGGCCCGCCGGTGAGCTAAAACCGGATGCTTTTATCGCCATTGCCGAAAGCAGCGGCCTGATTTATTCCCTTGGCCAGTTCGTCTTACGCCGCGCCTGTTCCGACATGAAAAATCTGGGCGACCTGAAGCTGTCGGTCAATATCTCACCGGCGCAGTTTCGCGACCCGGAGTTTGAGGACAAAGTCTCACAGGTGCTTGTGACCAGCGGCTTTCCGGCGCAAAGGCTGCAGCTGGAGGTTACCGAAACCTATGTGCTGGAAAACCCGGAACGGGCGCATTCGGCAATTTCCAATCTGAAAATGCTTGGTACCGACGTGGCGCTGGATGATTTTGGCACCGGCTATTCAAGCATTGGCTATCTGCGTCGCTTCAATTTCGACACCATCAAAATCGACAAATCGCTGGCGGGTCTTGTTGACGATGACGATCAGGCGGCGGCACTGGTCAGCGGCACTATCCGTATCGCCAGCGCGTTAGGTATGACGGTGATCGCAGAAGGGGTGGAGAATGAAAAACAGATGAAGCTGCTGCGCCTCGCCGGGTGCGATCAGCTGCAGGGCTTTTTGTTCAGCGAGCCGATGCCCCTGGCGTCGCTGCTGCAGATTCGACAGCAGCGACAGTGCTAGCCGGTTATTCGTTGGCCAGCGCTTCGAGCTTATCGCGAAACCCGGTCACCGAGATGGCCCGGTTGTCGGCCCGCCAGCGGTCTTTTGCCGCAGGCGCTGAGCTCTGGACGCCGATCACCTGCCAGCCGGCGTCGGTTTTCAACATCAGCGGAGAGCCGCTGTCGCCCGGCAGCGTATCGCACTGGTGCGATAGCACGCTGGTTTGCGCCCAGCCGGTCACCACGCAGTCATTGTGCGTATAGAGGGAATCGAGATGGTCGAGCGGATAGCCGGACTGGGTGACCTTGCGCTCGGTCGCTTTTAGCGCCTCGGTCAGCGCGGCCTTATCACCGTCAAACAGCGGCAGCGGCGTGATTCCGGAAGGCGGATAGCGTAATACGATAAGCCCAAAGTCCCACGGTGCCGCGGAGGGGGGGACGATCCAGCCATCGCCATCGGCTTTCAGCCGCTTGCCAAGCGACGGGTCAACGCGGCCTTCAATGCCGTGGATCTCGTAGCGCCAGCTCCCTTTCTGTGAGACAAACCGCAGCGCGACGGCTTTATCCGGCTTGCCGCGCGGCGGGGTCAGCAGACAGTGTCCCGCCGTTAAGGCCAGGTGCGGAGAGATAAGCGTCGCGGTGCAAAGGTTGCCGCTGGCGGTTTCCAGCTGGCCGATAGCGTCCCATGGCGACTCGGCCGGGTTGCTGACGCGAACGCGGTCATCATGGCCGAAAAATAAGGTCTTAACCTCTTTAGCGCTCAGGCCATCGTCAGTGCTGTCATCAGCATGAGCATAAGAGGAGAGCAGGCAAAGCGATCCCAGTAATACCACTACGGTTTGGCGCATAACATTCTCTGGTGGGGCAATTATGATTATAAAAAGTAGAACCCAATGAGATTACTATAGACGGGACGAGTCAAAAGTGGGAGTAAAATCAGCGTGCTACACTCAGGACAGGAAGAAGCGAGTGGCAACCAGCGCGCAGATAATCAGCAATATAAGGATGAGCTCAAAGCGATAGCGGCGCAACATCATTGCTCTCCAGAAAAAAACGGCGCTGAAACAGCGCCGATTTAATATACAGGACCGAACTACCGGGGGCGAAATTATGCCGCCGGCTGAACTGCTGGTTTAGCAGCGTGATGCTTGGTGTGTTTTTTGGTATGTTTTTTAGCAGCCTGAGCTTTCTGCGCAACTGGTTTAGCAGTGTGATGCTTTTTAGTGTGCTTTTTAGCGGCCTGAGCTTTCTGCTCTACAGCTGGTTTAGCGGCTTCGTGTTTTTTGTGTTTTTTATGATGGGTGGTCTTCGCCGGCGCAGCGTGAGTTGCAGGAGCGGCAGCAGCAGGCGCCGGAGCGGTTGCAGTGTCAGCAGCGAAAGCAGCAGAAGACAGACCCATAGCAGCGGCAACAACCAGAGCTAATACTTTTTTCATTCTGAAATCCTCGAATTGGTTTCTAATGTTCAACCCCACTGCGGGGCCGTTGAAAACACTATATTCTTGTCCTTTCGAGGATTCCGTTGGTGATTAGTATCGGCGTGTAACCGAATGTACAACGCCGGGATAATCCCCGGCGCTGTATTACAGGTAGCGTGACGTCAGGTGCTGACGGAAATGCTGGCTGTTAAGGTCTTCGCCGGTTGCGTTGATGATAAGCTCCGAGGTGCTGTAGCGGCTGCCGTGCTGCCAGATATTCTGCTGCAGCCAGCCGAACAGCGGGCTGAAATCGCCGTTAGCCAGAGCGCTGTCGAGCGTCGGCAGCGCCTTACGCGCCGCCTGAAAGAGCTGAGCGGCGTACATTGCCCCGAGGGTATAGGAGGGGAAGTAGCCAAACCCGCCGTCGGTCCAGTGAATATCCTGCATGCAGCCGTTGCGGTAATTCCCTGCAGTGGACAGCCCCAGCCAGTGCTGCATTTTTTCATCCCAGAGCGCGGGAATATCGTCTACGTCAATATCGCCGTCGATCAGCGCCCGCTCAATGTCGTAGCGCAAAATGACGTGAGCGGGATAGCTGACTTCATCGGCGTCCACACGGATATAGCCCGGCGCTACGCGCTGGCTCCAGGCGATGAAATTCTCTTCGCTGAAAGCGGGCTGATCGCCAAAGTGCTGGCGGAGCGTCGGGAGAATGCGCTGTAAAAATGCCGGGCTGCGGCCAAGCTGCATTTCAAAAAACAGGCTCTGCGATTCGTGAATCGCCGTCGAACGCGCCAGCGCGATCGGCTGTCCGGGCCAGTGGCGGGGCAGATTTTGCTCATAACGCGCATGGCCGGTCTCGTGAATTACGCCAAACAATGCGCTCAGCAGATCGTTTTCATCATAGCGGGTCGTGATGCGCACATCCTCAGGAACGCCGCCGCAAAACGGATGCGCGCTGACGTCCAGACGACCGCCGTCAAAATCGAAACCGAGCATCTTCATGGCTTCCAGCCCGACCTGACGCTGGCTTTCCGTCGGGAACGGCCCCTGGGGCGTCGCCACGCGCTGCGACGCCTGCTTATCGACTACGGTAGCCAACAGCTCGGGCAGCCAGCTTTTGAGATCGGCAAACAGCGTATCAAGGCGCTTGCTGGTCATTCCGGGTTCAAAAATGTCCAGCAGGGCGTCATACCGAGAACCGCCGCGGGCTTCGGCCCGCAGCCGAGCTTCTTCACGGCTCAGCCTGACGACTTCCTTCAGATTTGGCGCAAAGCCCTGCCAGTCATTGTTTTTACGCTGCGTGCGCCACGCGTGTTCGCAGCGGCTGCCGGCCAGCGCTTTGGCTTCAACCAGGCTTTCAGGAAGCAGGGCGGCCTGCTTATGCGCGCGGGACATTTCCCGCAGATTCGCCCGTTCGTCATCGGTGAGGTCTTCCTGCGATGCGGCCAGAAGGCGCTCACCGATTTTCTTATCGGTGAGGATTTGATGTTGCAAGAGCCCCAGCTCCGCCAGCGCTTCACCGCGCGCCGCGCTGCCGCCGGAGGGCATCATGGCAAACATGTCCCAACTGGCGATGGCGGAGAGATGAGAGAAGCGGGAAAGGCGCTGAAAGGTGAGGGTAAGTTCGTGGTAGCAAGCGTTTTTATTCATTATGAGTCCCGTAAGGCAGGTGAAAAACCAATGTGTGCGAATAAAGTCATTATTTATGCCAGGCGAAATGATGCTGTGTCAACATTATCAATCAAACTGTGACGGCGTCACGCCTCCAGTCGATCGATTACCTTCATAGCGCATAATAATGACGCCGATACCGTGAGCATTGTCAAAATGCAACACGTATTTGTTTATTTTAAAACAACAAATATTTTTTCCATGAAGAATGACAGGTTGAAATTCAGGTAATACACTTAGATCGCAGAGAGCAGGTTCCATATGAGAATGACTCTCTTTTATAACCTGAGTACTGGCTTTTTGCTGCTGTATTTCGATATGTCAATTTACGAAGAACTTACTATTATACTGGCTATCCCATAAACAATACTAAGGGTTACATCATGCGTATTATTCCTAAGTTAATGATTGCAATGGCTTCTTTTGCTTTTGTCACCAGCGTTAGCGCGGCTGAACTGATGACTCACGACGCTTTTAAAAAGGTTGCTTCTCACTATAAAAAAATTGGTACCGTTTCAGTTTCAAATGAGACCTCTCAGGCTGATGCAAAATCTGAGCTGATTAAAAAGGCTGACGAAAAAGGGGCTGATGTTCTGGTTCTGACTTCTGGCAGCACCAGCAAGAAGATTCACGCCAGCGCTAACATTTATAAGAAAAAATGATTTAGCCAGCGTGTTTCGGGTGGGGAGCGAACGTTTCCCACCTTTAATACCAATATTTGATAACCATTAACTTCAATTAATTCGTCAAATCTCTTTTTCGCAGAATAACGTTAGCCTTTAACGCTACAGGTGAGTGGTATGTCATTGCCGACGTCGGTTATGCCCCGCAGTCTCCTGCTGGTTGCGTTATTGCTTTCCAGCCAGGCCGGTATTGCCGCAGACGGTCACCGCCTTAAGCAACGTGCGGATGCCGTACTGTCTCTGATGAGCTATACGGTTGTGCCTGACGTTACCGC harbors:
- the mdtJ gene encoding multidrug/spermidine efflux SMR transporter subunit MdtJ, giving the protein MMFYWILLGLAIVAEITGTLSMKWASVSDGHTGYILMLAMIALSYIFLSFAIKKIALGVAYALWEGVGILLITLFSVLLFDESLSPMKAVGLATLVAGIVLIKSGTRKAKAPRAEVNHATV
- the mdtI gene encoding multidrug/spermidine efflux SMR transporter subunit MdtI, whose amino-acid sequence is MQQFEWVHGAWLAGSIILEIVANIFLKFSDGFRRKTYGVLSLLAVLAAFSALSQAVKGIDLSVAYAVWGGFGVAATLAAGWILFGQRLNAKGWVGLGLLLVGMVMIKLA
- a CDS encoding putative bifunctional diguanylate cyclase/phosphodiesterase, which produces MFNPSGWRNIATAKTLFVMIFLAGIGLIVSIVSLLYLSQHLISSKTNEIDAHRSALSVEGALQTSVNRILSLVMDNAVWDDAVHQTYAPKLDTAWLYNTWGAGYKINDLYDGTFVLDEQYRVLWGAFRRQPFQENDLRFFGEGLQALIAHHRNDLLTGKHIFAGITQTSAGIAFVGIGLIRPMTGRLQIYDATRRYLVITRHINAQILRDLGNTFQIANLHLTREKSSEYSIPLLTSGGKPVGFLNWQPRLPGAEAAAAASAEIRQIVALAAGLILFFIVLSSLGLYKLARGEKQAREIALTDWLSHLPNRRALIEQLERVRKHGDDELKTVVFIDLDGFKDVNDIYGHDVGDALIVHIAHTLHALVPDDGMLARMGGDEFAMTLGGALSEQHAAAFAGSVLDFLNSPLRIRGRTIHISASIGIASGILRECTTSELFRRADIAMYHSKITGKGRITHYDAELNSAREHQLTIENDIRAGLERNEFDVWYQPIVDARSLTMTAVEALVRWPRRPAGELKPDAFIAIAESSGLIYSLGQFVLRRACSDMKNLGDLKLSVNISPAQFRDPEFEDKVSQVLVTSGFPAQRLQLEVTETYVLENPERAHSAISNLKMLGTDVALDDFGTGYSSIGYLRRFNFDTIKIDKSLAGLVDDDDQAAALVSGTIRIASALGMTVIAEGVENEKQMKLLRLAGCDQLQGFLFSEPMPLASLLQIRQQRQC
- a CDS encoding trypsin-like serine peptidase, which encodes MRQTVVVLLGSLCLLSSYAHADDSTDDGLSAKEVKTLFFGHDDRVRVSNPAESPWDAIGQLETASGNLCTATLISPHLALTAGHCLLTPPRGKPDKAVALRFVSQKGSWRYEIHGIEGRVDPSLGKRLKADGDGWIVPPSAAPWDFGLIVLRYPPSGITPLPLFDGDKAALTEALKATERKVTQSGYPLDHLDSLYTHNDCVVTGWAQTSVLSHQCDTLPGDSGSPLMLKTDAGWQVIGVQSSAPAAKDRWRADNRAISVTGFRDKLEALANE
- the asr gene encoding acid resistance repetitive basic protein Asr, which produces MKKVLALVVAAAMGLSSAAFAADTATAPAPAAAAPATHAAPAKTTHHKKHKKHEAAKPAVEQKAQAAKKHTKKHHTAKPVAQKAQAAKKHTKKHTKHHAAKPAVQPAA
- a CDS encoding carboxypeptidase M32, yielding MNKNACYHELTLTFQRLSRFSHLSAIASWDMFAMMPSGGSAARGEALAELGLLQHQILTDKKIGERLLAASQEDLTDDERANLREMSRAHKQAALLPESLVEAKALAGSRCEHAWRTQRKNNDWQGFAPNLKEVVRLSREEARLRAEARGGSRYDALLDIFEPGMTSKRLDTLFADLKSWLPELLATVVDKQASQRVATPQGPFPTESQRQVGLEAMKMLGFDFDGGRLDVSAHPFCGGVPEDVRITTRYDENDLLSALFGVIHETGHARYEQNLPRHWPGQPIALARSTAIHESQSLFFEMQLGRSPAFLQRILPTLRQHFGDQPAFSEENFIAWSQRVAPGYIRVDADEVSYPAHVILRYDIERALIDGDIDVDDIPALWDEKMQHWLGLSTAGNYRNGCMQDIHWTDGGFGYFPSYTLGAMYAAQLFQAARKALPTLDSALANGDFSPLFGWLQQNIWQHGSRYSTSELIINATGEDLNSQHFRQHLTSRYL
- the yahO gene encoding DUF1471 family periplasmic protein YahO, which translates into the protein MRIIPKLMIAMASFAFVTSVSAAELMTHDAFKKVASHYKKIGTVSVSNETSQADAKSELIKKADEKGADVLVLTSGSTSKKIHASANIYKKK